One Sediminicola sp. YIK13 DNA segment encodes these proteins:
- the proS gene encoding proline--tRNA ligase: protein MGKNLTKRAEDYSKWYNELVVKADLAENSGVRGCMVIKPYGFAIWEKMQAQLDKMFKETGHENAYFPLFIPKSYLSKEASHVAGFAKECAVVTHYRLKNAEDGSGIIVDPDAKLEEELIVRPTSETIIWDTYRRWIQSYRDLPLLINQWANVVRWEMRTRLFLRTAEFLWQEGHTAHATEKEAIAEAEQMMNIYAEFAEEHMAMPVIKGIKTESERFAGAVETYCIEALMQDGKALQAGTSHFLGQNFAKAFDVKFATKEGNQEYVWATSWGASTRLMGALVMTHSDDNGLVLPPKLAPIQVVIVPIYKGEEQLDAISDRVAPLVKELRSKGISVKFDNRDTHKPGFKFNEYELKGVPVRLAIGQRDMDNGTYEVARRDTLEKETVNADEVVAKIEFLMEDMQRNIFQKALDHRKTHITEVNSYDEFKEVLENKGGFVSAFWDGTLETEDKIKEETKATIRCIPIDAKDEVGSCMVTGKPATKRVLFAKAY, encoded by the coding sequence ATGGGTAAAAATTTAACGAAAAGAGCAGAAGATTATTCCAAATGGTATAATGAACTTGTTGTAAAAGCCGATCTCGCTGAGAATTCGGGAGTTAGGGGTTGTATGGTTATAAAACCTTATGGTTTTGCTATTTGGGAAAAGATGCAGGCCCAGTTAGATAAAATGTTTAAGGAAACGGGACATGAAAATGCATATTTTCCATTGTTCATACCAAAATCATATTTGAGTAAAGAGGCAAGTCATGTTGCGGGTTTTGCTAAGGAATGCGCCGTAGTCACCCATTACAGGTTAAAGAATGCTGAAGATGGTAGTGGAATCATTGTAGATCCAGATGCCAAATTGGAAGAGGAACTTATCGTTAGGCCTACCTCAGAAACTATTATTTGGGATACATATAGAAGATGGATACAGTCTTACCGAGATTTACCGCTATTGATCAATCAATGGGCCAATGTGGTGCGTTGGGAGATGAGGACTCGATTGTTTTTAAGGACAGCTGAATTTTTATGGCAAGAGGGGCACACTGCTCATGCCACTGAAAAAGAGGCTATTGCCGAAGCAGAACAAATGATGAATATTTATGCGGAATTTGCCGAGGAACATATGGCAATGCCAGTTATAAAAGGAATTAAAACTGAAAGTGAACGTTTTGCCGGAGCTGTGGAAACCTATTGTATAGAGGCGTTGATGCAAGATGGAAAGGCGCTACAAGCAGGTACTTCACATTTTCTAGGTCAGAATTTTGCCAAGGCCTTTGATGTAAAATTTGCCACTAAAGAAGGAAACCAAGAATATGTATGGGCAACCTCCTGGGGTGCTTCCACTCGATTGATGGGTGCCTTGGTGATGACCCATAGTGATGATAATGGGTTGGTGCTACCTCCAAAATTAGCCCCTATCCAAGTAGTGATTGTACCTATATATAAAGGAGAGGAGCAATTGGACGCCATTTCTGATAGAGTGGCGCCATTGGTAAAGGAATTGCGCTCAAAAGGTATTTCTGTGAAATTTGATAACAGGGACACCCACAAACCGGGCTTCAAGTTTAATGAATATGAATTAAAAGGGGTTCCAGTTCGTTTGGCTATTGGCCAACGCGACATGGATAACGGGACTTATGAAGTAGCCAGAAGGGATACCTTGGAAAAGGAAACCGTAAACGCTGATGAGGTAGTCGCCAAAATTGAATTCTTAATGGAGGATATGCAACGCAATATATTCCAAAAGGCGCTCGACCATAGAAAAACACATATCACAGAGGTAAACTCTTATGATGAGTTTAAGGAGGTACTGGAAAATAAGGGAGGATTCGTTTCTGCCTTTTGGGACGGAACACTTGAAACAGAAGATAAAATAAAAGAAGAGACTAAAGCAACAATACGTTGTATTCCAATAGATGCAAAGGACGAGGTTGGAAGTTGCATGGTTACAGGAAAACCCGCAACAAAAAGGGTATTGTTTGCGAAGGCATATTAA
- the proC gene encoding pyrroline-5-carboxylate reductase, with amino-acid sequence MKVLVIGAGNMGLTYAEAMSKSKLLKKRNLMILDSSPEKILSLKKILHFDVFENLEDCLPKADLIFIAVKPYHSEELFAKIKSLANPGQIVISIMAGVTIGTMQESMGIPKVVRAMPNLPAQIGKGVTSYTASKEVSRIELLTIENLLDTTGKSIFVSSEKFIDASTGISGSGPAYVFYFMQSMMEAALKMGFSANDSKVLVSKTFEGAVDLFNQSDLSPNSWMDRVASKGGTTRAALDSMDDNNVKELIKEAAYSAFNRAVELGEEK; translated from the coding sequence ATGAAAGTATTAGTCATAGGCGCAGGAAACATGGGTCTAACATATGCGGAAGCTATGTCAAAGTCGAAATTATTGAAAAAAAGAAATTTAATGATTTTGGACAGTTCCCCTGAAAAAATCCTATCCCTTAAGAAAATTTTACATTTCGACGTATTTGAAAACCTAGAGGATTGCCTGCCAAAGGCAGATTTAATCTTCATAGCGGTTAAGCCTTATCACAGTGAGGAGTTATTCGCAAAAATAAAATCATTGGCCAACCCGGGACAAATTGTTATTTCCATTATGGCCGGGGTAACCATCGGTACCATGCAAGAATCGATGGGTATTCCAAAAGTTGTGAGGGCTATGCCAAACTTACCGGCACAAATCGGCAAAGGGGTTACATCTTACACCGCATCCAAGGAAGTTTCACGAATAGAACTTTTAACCATAGAAAACCTATTGGACACTACAGGTAAATCCATATTTGTAAGTTCAGAGAAATTTATTGATGCCTCAACAGGCATATCGGGTAGTGGTCCTGCATACGTTTTTTACTTCATGCAAAGTATGATGGAGGCGGCTTTAAAAATGGGCTTCTCGGCCAATGACAGTAAAGTCTTGGTGAGCAAAACCTTTGAAGGTGCAGTAGACTTGTTCAATCAATCAGATCTATCCCCAAATTCTTGGATGGATCGGGTAGCTTCCAAAGGTGGTACTACAAGGGCCGCTTTAGATTCTATGGACGACAATAATGTAAAGGAATTAATCAAAGAAGCCGCGTATTCAGCATTTAATAGAGCTGTTGAACTAGGCGAAGAAAAATAA
- the proB gene encoding glutamate 5-kinase translates to MYKQRVVIKVGTNVMTNKDNRIVKPVLDHLVQQIAELYEQDIMSILVSSGSVIAGMEVMGESKITDKGTRRQVYSAIGQPRMMRHYYNIFQDYGMKCAQVLATKRDFNPGNHRENMINCYEGLISEGVVPIANEDDAVTLTDSMFSDNDELASLVAELTKADKLIILTDTDGLYTGHPDDEDTEVIKNVTVDQNVEKYIKTIKKGEAEGRGGMGSKLNIAKMTANKNIPTYIANGKRKNVILDIIDGKNVGTKITV, encoded by the coding sequence ATGTATAAACAAAGAGTAGTTATAAAGGTTGGTACAAACGTAATGACCAACAAAGACAACAGAATTGTAAAACCCGTGCTGGACCATCTGGTGCAACAGATAGCAGAACTTTACGAACAGGACATCATGTCCATTTTAGTCTCATCTGGATCTGTAATAGCCGGTATGGAAGTCATGGGAGAGAGCAAAATAACAGATAAAGGTACTAGAAGGCAGGTATATTCTGCCATAGGACAACCTAGGATGATGCGTCATTACTATAATATCTTCCAGGACTACGGCATGAAATGTGCCCAAGTATTGGCCACTAAACGGGATTTTAATCCTGGAAACCACAGGGAAAATATGATCAACTGTTACGAGGGCCTCATTTCAGAAGGTGTTGTCCCAATTGCCAATGAGGATGATGCAGTGACCTTGACAGATTCCATGTTTTCAGACAATGACGAACTGGCAAGTTTGGTCGCAGAATTGACCAAAGCGGACAAACTGATCATATTGACAGATACAGACGGACTTTACACGGGTCATCCGGACGATGAGGACACTGAGGTCATAAAAAATGTAACTGTAGACCAAAATGTTGAGAAATACATTAAAACCATAAAAAAAGGTGAAGCTGAAGGTCGAGGCGGAATGGGCTCTAAATTAAATATTGCCAAAATGACCGCCAATAAAAATATCCCAACTTACATTGCCAACGGAAAAAGAAAGAATGTTATTTTGGATATAATTGACGGCAAGAATGTTGGTACAAAAATTACAGTCTAA
- the rpsT gene encoding 30S ribosomal protein S20, translating to MANHKSALKRIRRNEAVRLRNRYQHKTTRNAIKKLRGEEDKKAAETLLPTVVGMIDKLAKRKIIHANKAANLKSNLMKKVATL from the coding sequence ATGGCAAATCACAAGTCAGCATTAAAGAGAATTAGAAGAAACGAAGCAGTGCGTTTGCGTAACAGGTACCAGCACAAAACTACCCGTAATGCAATTAAAAAATTGCGTGGCGAGGAAGATAAGAAAGCTGCTGAAACATTGTTGCCAACTGTTGTTGGGATGATCGATAAATTGGCGAAACGCAAAATCATTCACGCTAATAAGGCTGCAAACCTTAAGAGCAACCTAATGAAGAAAGTAGCTACCTTATAA
- a CDS encoding OmpP1/FadL family transporter: MKRKFTLLMVFACLISNAQNITDVLRYSTENIQGTGRFQGLSGAFGALGGDLSALNVNPAGSAVFNNGQFSVSASNYYRNNKANYFNSTSSSDINSLEINQLGVVFVFNNTNPNTDWKKVSLALNYDLVQNYDDDVFISGTSNQGIDNYFLNFAQGVPFGPLLIQDGEFIEEAYLDIGSSLGFVDQQAFLGYYGGIIDPVDENDNNTAYISNAQYSTVNQRYFKSTSGYNSKFTVNLATQYQDNLYFGASLNFHNVFYNQLTTLRESGYDSDSEIQLTTFDNLLRTEGAGFSLSLGGIAKLNENVRIGGSYQSPTWYRLTDDTAQRISSDLADSDIGFINFNIVNLFERYTIKTPAKVTGSLAIIFGKDGLLSFDYSYQDMSQAELRPTNDPAFQSENAFISNALGGVSSFRLGGEYRIDQVSLRAGYRYEQSPYKNGFTVGDLNGYSAGLGYNFGVSRLDLAYNKSEQDIDQQLYSTGLNTPAAINNRNSNITLGYTLNF; this comes from the coding sequence ATGAAAAGGAAATTCACTTTACTAATGGTATTTGCATGCCTCATCTCAAATGCCCAGAACATTACAGATGTACTTAGATATAGCACGGAAAATATACAGGGAACAGGAAGATTCCAAGGACTTAGTGGGGCATTTGGTGCTTTAGGAGGAGATTTGTCGGCATTAAATGTGAATCCTGCGGGATCTGCCGTTTTCAACAATGGTCAGTTTTCGGTTTCCGCATCCAATTATTACAGGAACAACAAGGCCAACTATTTTAACAGCACTTCTTCATCGGATATAAACTCATTGGAAATCAACCAATTGGGAGTTGTATTTGTTTTTAACAATACGAATCCTAATACAGACTGGAAAAAAGTTTCCCTGGCCTTGAACTACGATTTGGTTCAAAACTATGACGATGATGTTTTTATATCGGGAACTAGTAATCAAGGTATTGATAATTACTTTTTAAATTTTGCACAAGGTGTTCCTTTTGGCCCCTTATTAATACAAGATGGGGAATTTATCGAGGAAGCCTATTTGGACATTGGATCTAGCCTGGGCTTTGTGGATCAACAAGCATTTCTTGGATACTACGGTGGTATAATAGATCCTGTAGATGAAAATGATAACAATACTGCCTATATCTCCAATGCGCAATACAGTACGGTAAATCAACGTTATTTTAAGAGCACTTCTGGATACAATAGCAAGTTTACTGTGAACCTTGCCACGCAATACCAGGACAACTTATATTTTGGGGCCTCTTTAAATTTTCACAATGTTTTCTACAACCAATTGACAACCCTCAGGGAAAGTGGATATGATAGTGATTCTGAAATACAACTCACCACTTTCGATAATCTCTTGCGCACAGAAGGCGCAGGATTTAGTTTGAGTTTGGGAGGAATTGCCAAATTGAACGAAAATGTTAGGATTGGGGGAAGCTACCAATCCCCTACTTGGTACCGATTGACAGATGATACTGCCCAAAGAATAAGTTCGGATTTAGCGGATAGCGATATAGGGTTCATCAATTTCAACATTGTGAATCTTTTTGAGCGCTATACCATTAAAACACCTGCCAAAGTAACGGGAAGTTTGGCGATCATCTTTGGAAAAGACGGATTATTGAGCTTCGATTATAGCTATCAAGATATGTCCCAAGCGGAATTGAGACCTACCAATGACCCAGCCTTCCAATCCGAAAATGCATTTATTAGCAATGCACTTGGTGGTGTTTCTTCCTTTAGATTAGGTGGGGAATACAGAATTGACCAGGTAAGTTTAAGGGCAGGTTACAGATACGAGCAAAGCCCGTACAAAAATGGGTTCACTGTTGGCGACCTCAATGGCTATTCGGCAGGATTAGGGTATAACTTTGGTGTCAGCAGATTGGATCTTGCCTATAATAAATCGGAGCAAGATATAGATCAACAATTGTACAGTACTGGATTGAATACCCCTGCAGCTATCAACAATAGAAACAGCAATATAACGCTCGGATACACCTTAAATTTCTAA
- the rho gene encoding transcription termination factor Rho yields the protein MFEISDLKSKKLPELQDIAKGLNVSKYKTLKKLDLVYQILDVQASNPKATETILASTTSNSEEQIDSKPKRSRVLKEKSTAVKGERKPERRASTPKDSNETPKEDTSNNPKPEKTSNRTEKTDSAPTERRPRPRPQHSTPKEAHVKKEHPKSAAPHKNLNKKPVHQKQDKNNSNFDKDLKNRYKEPEYEFDSIIESEGVLDIMQDGYGFLRSSDYNYLSSPDDIYVSQSQIKLFGLKTGDTVLGNVRPPKEGEKYFPLIKVNKINGLDPQIVRDRVSFEHLTPLFPQEKFNLAERQSTISTRIIDLFSPIGKGQRGMIVAQPKTGKTMLLKDIANGIAANHPEVYQIVLLIDERPEEVTDMQRNVRGEVIASTFDKEATEHVRVANIVLEKAKRLVECGHDVVILLDSITRLARAYNTVQPASGKVLSGGVDANALHKPKRFFGAARNIENGGSLSIIATALTETGSKMDEVIFEEFKGTGNMELQLDRKISNRRIFPAIDLTSSSTRRDDLLLDENTIQRMWILRKYLADMNPVEAMEFIEQRIKQTKNNEEFLLTMNQ from the coding sequence ATGTTTGAAATTTCAGATTTAAAATCAAAAAAGCTTCCTGAGCTTCAGGATATAGCTAAGGGTTTAAATGTTTCCAAGTACAAAACCCTAAAAAAATTGGACCTAGTTTATCAAATACTAGATGTTCAGGCCTCCAATCCAAAGGCTACAGAGACCATACTAGCCTCCACCACTTCCAATAGTGAGGAGCAAATAGATTCCAAACCAAAAAGATCTAGGGTCTTAAAAGAAAAAAGCACTGCGGTAAAAGGGGAACGTAAACCAGAAAGGCGTGCAAGTACTCCAAAGGACTCCAATGAGACTCCAAAAGAGGACACCAGCAACAATCCAAAACCTGAGAAAACCAGCAATAGGACTGAAAAAACGGATAGCGCACCTACAGAAAGAAGGCCAAGACCACGTCCACAGCACAGCACACCAAAAGAAGCGCACGTAAAAAAGGAACATCCGAAAAGTGCCGCGCCTCATAAGAACTTAAATAAAAAACCTGTTCACCAAAAACAGGACAAGAACAACAGTAACTTTGATAAGGACCTAAAAAACAGGTACAAGGAACCCGAATATGAATTTGATAGTATCATTGAAAGTGAAGGTGTTCTGGATATCATGCAAGATGGTTATGGATTTTTGAGGTCTTCTGACTACAACTACCTATCATCACCTGATGACATCTATGTTTCCCAATCCCAAATTAAATTATTTGGATTGAAAACTGGGGATACCGTTCTTGGTAATGTACGTCCACCCAAAGAGGGAGAAAAATATTTCCCCCTAATCAAGGTGAACAAAATAAATGGCTTAGATCCACAAATTGTTAGGGACAGAGTGTCTTTTGAGCATTTGACCCCATTGTTTCCACAAGAAAAATTTAATCTTGCAGAAAGACAAAGCACCATATCTACACGAATCATAGACTTGTTCTCCCCTATTGGAAAAGGACAAAGAGGAATGATTGTAGCACAGCCTAAAACGGGTAAAACGATGTTATTGAAAGACATCGCCAACGGAATTGCAGCGAACCACCCAGAAGTTTACCAAATCGTTTTATTGATCGATGAACGTCCCGAGGAAGTAACTGATATGCAGCGTAACGTACGGGGAGAAGTTATTGCTTCTACCTTTGACAAGGAGGCCACGGAACATGTAAGGGTTGCAAACATTGTTTTGGAAAAAGCAAAACGCTTGGTAGAATGCGGCCATGACGTGGTTATCCTATTAGACTCCATCACACGTTTGGCAAGAGCATACAACACAGTTCAACCAGCCTCTGGTAAGGTTTTGAGTGGTGGTGTAGATGCCAATGCCCTGCACAAACCAAAAAGATTCTTTGGTGCCGCCCGTAATATTGAAAATGGTGGATCTTTATCCATCATCGCAACAGCACTTACGGAAACAGGTTCTAAAATGGACGAGGTGATCTTTGAAGAATTCAAAGGAACAGGTAACATGGAACTTCAATTGGATCGAAAGATATCTAACCGAAGAATATTCCCAGCAATTGACCTTACATCATCAAGCACACGTAGAGATGATCTATTATTGGATGAGAACACCATCCAACGCATGTGGATCTTGCGCAAATACCTTGCAGATATGAATCCGGTAGAAGCGATGGAATTCATTGAGCAACGCATCAAACAGACCAAAAACAACGAGGAATTTTTATTGACCATGAATCAATAA
- a CDS encoding glutamate-5-semialdehyde dehydrogenase, producing the protein MKLLQTDIKNKVLKSMMTILDRKREAIIAANKKDLDLFDKSDRAMYDRLIVNDKKVDGMIQSIKEVMQQEDPVGKIKSERILENDLKIQNKTAPFGTIMIIYESRPDVTIEAAVLAFKANNKILLKGGKEALHSNQILESCWHEALKENKLDTDWIKLMHMNRAETQEFLKNPSEKLDLIVPRGGERLIAFVKEHAKCAVLISGRGNNFLYVSKDANWDQSLNVILNAKTDKISACNALDKILVDTNIDGYADKVKDLKKVLNDNGVSILVDDKIGKILPNEEAIEDEAIWHQEFLAMKCCLGAVDTLDEAIQKINKYSGGHSATIMTNQTDAAMEFMDQVDSAAVYHNASTRFTDGGQMGVGAELAISTDKLHHRGPLGLEQLVTNKYYVFGDGQIRV; encoded by the coding sequence ATGAAATTATTACAGACAGATATAAAAAATAAAGTATTGAAATCCATGATGACCATCTTGGATAGAAAAAGGGAGGCAATTATTGCTGCCAACAAAAAGGACCTCGATCTTTTTGACAAAAGCGATAGGGCCATGTACGACCGACTCATTGTCAACGACAAAAAAGTGGATGGGATGATCCAGTCCATCAAGGAGGTCATGCAGCAGGAAGATCCTGTGGGAAAAATAAAATCTGAGCGGATTCTGGAGAACGATTTAAAGATTCAGAACAAAACAGCTCCATTTGGCACCATCATGATCATTTATGAATCTAGGCCCGATGTAACCATAGAAGCAGCTGTATTGGCCTTTAAAGCCAATAACAAAATTCTTCTAAAGGGAGGAAAGGAAGCCCTACATAGCAACCAAATATTGGAATCTTGCTGGCACGAGGCTCTAAAAGAGAACAAGCTGGATACGGATTGGATCAAATTGATGCACATGAACAGGGCGGAAACTCAGGAATTTCTGAAAAATCCATCTGAAAAATTAGATTTAATCGTTCCAAGAGGAGGAGAACGCCTAATTGCCTTTGTAAAAGAGCATGCAAAATGTGCCGTACTGATCAGTGGCCGAGGTAATAACTTTTTATATGTAAGCAAGGATGCCAATTGGGATCAAAGCCTAAATGTTATCCTCAATGCCAAAACTGATAAAATTTCCGCTTGTAACGCCTTGGATAAAATATTGGTGGACACCAACATAGATGGTTATGCAGATAAGGTAAAAGACCTCAAAAAGGTATTGAATGACAATGGAGTGTCAATTTTAGTGGACGACAAAATTGGAAAGATTTTGCCCAATGAGGAAGCGATAGAAGACGAAGCGATCTGGCATCAGGAATTTTTGGCCATGAAATGCTGTCTTGGCGCAGTAGATACTTTGGATGAAGCCATTCAAAAGATAAACAAGTATTCCGGTGGTCATTCGGCAACCATTATGACAAACCAGACCGATGCAGCCATGGAATTTATGGATCAGGTAGATAGTGCTGCCGTGTACCACAATGCTTCCACTAGATTTACCGATGGCGGTCAAATGGGTGTTGGGGCAGAATTGGCTATCAGCACGGACAAATTGCACCATAGAGGTCCGTTAGGATTGGAACAATTGGTCACCAATAAATATTATGTTTTTGGTGATGGACAAATCAGAGTTTAA